A part of Tessaracoccus timonensis genomic DNA contains:
- a CDS encoding DUF5642 family protein, producing the protein MTLHRRRARGLLVPLAVALTLGACSAGDEPSPTPSASSATEAQQPTGAPSEPSSEASPTKPQPTEESATPAASGEKVSQEQIQAAIDAFVKKHEGAQEIPGSDIKPSELDEVSKGVKVEPKECKDAYLRLQDPDLPQTGKTHVAMHRNTGLGNLVWLSIQEYETPEDARRMATLSDEPGPAQCKKMKIETNGMTVTVEYTERKPPKFDNVELTSAMQLVETIPGGASTTTNSVLALKGNVVVSSSLHSVEDSFTPEDADAIVRDALEAMEQ; encoded by the coding sequence ATGACACTGCACCGACGCCGCGCACGCGGCCTCCTCGTGCCTCTCGCCGTAGCACTCACGCTGGGGGCCTGCTCAGCTGGGGACGAGCCAAGCCCGACGCCTAGCGCCTCGAGTGCAACCGAGGCCCAGCAGCCAACGGGGGCGCCGAGCGAACCGTCGTCGGAAGCATCGCCGACAAAACCGCAACCGACGGAGGAATCTGCGACGCCAGCCGCGTCGGGGGAGAAGGTTTCGCAGGAGCAGATCCAAGCGGCCATCGATGCGTTCGTGAAGAAGCACGAGGGCGCCCAGGAGATCCCCGGGAGCGATATTAAGCCGAGCGAGCTCGACGAAGTGTCGAAGGGCGTGAAGGTCGAGCCCAAGGAATGCAAGGACGCCTACCTGCGGCTCCAAGACCCAGATCTGCCGCAGACGGGGAAGACGCACGTCGCCATGCACCGAAACACCGGCCTGGGCAATTTGGTCTGGTTGAGCATCCAGGAATACGAGACGCCCGAGGATGCACGTCGGATGGCCACGCTTTCGGATGAACCGGGACCGGCTCAGTGCAAAAAGATGAAGATTGAGACCAACGGCATGACGGTCACTGTGGAGTACACGGAGCGCAAGCCCCCAAAATTCGACAACGTCGAGCTGACAAGCGCCATGCAGTTGGTTGAGACCATCCCTGGGGGAGCGTCCACCACCACCAACTCTGTGCTCGCGTTGAAAGGCAACGTGGTGGTCTCTTCGTCGCTGCACTCGGTGGAAGATTCATTCACACCCGAGGATGCCGACGCCATCGTCCGCGACGCTTTGGAAGCCATGGAGCAGTAA